From Coregonus clupeaformis isolate EN_2021a unplaced genomic scaffold, ASM2061545v1 scaf0612, whole genome shotgun sequence, a single genomic window includes:
- the LOC121563802 gene encoding uncharacterized protein LOC121563802: MLMEEVEEAKCDQSGMYLISVEEHKTNRDHGMVQMSLTKDEYTWFSDFLKFKHCLPGGKKSQHFFFNSTSTQLKNLPAYLREVWKEMGLPETPTFTDLRTSIVTHVKNMLPKADRERVANFMCHDIQTADTFYAINLNPSQASETRALFEAALKGEDTSVTTENQASTSSKRKRKAREEDSLSEGSTTPEETKVMYQESGPSSRDSEEEEVEDEERTARQPVTPSKLTMPELEQYHTPSKKQLILRRRMVVAVSPLLVSPIKLKSKSPLTSPIVTMQGMQQLNSNEDRLKKAIASRRRKLDEKVHKERGETSVSQKEGEPTHFKTQQGEEGNSSTSYQDS, translated from the exons ATGTtgatggaggaggtggaggaggctaaATGTGACCAGTCTGGGATGTATCTGATCAGT GTGGAGGAACACAAAACGAATAGAGACCATGGCATGGTCCAGATGTCGCTGACAAAGGATGAGTACACTTGGTTTTCAGACTTCCTCAAATTCAAGCACTGCCTCCCAGGGGGAAAGAAGTCCCAGCACTTTTTTTTCAATTCTACAAGCACTCAGCTCAAgaacctgcctgcctacctgaggGAGGTGTGGAAGGAGATGGGTCTGCCTGAAACTCCTACCTTCACTGACCTGCGGACCTCCATTGTCACTCAT GTCAAAAACATGCTCCCGAAGGCTGACAGGGAAAGGGTGGCCAACTTCATGTGCCACGACATCCAGACGGCAGATACATTTTATGCCATCAATTTAAATCCGTCCCAAGCCAGTGAAACCAGGGCACTTTTCGAGGCAGCATTAAAGGGAGAAGATACCTCTGTCACCACCGAGAACCAGGCCTCCACCTCTTCAAAAAGAAAGCGGAAGGCAAGAGAGGAGGACTCCCTCTCCGAGGGGAGCACCACCCCCGAAGAGACCAAGGTGATGTACCAGGAGTCTGGCCCGTCCTCCAGGGACTCGGAGGAGGAAGAGGTCGAGGATGAGGAACGGACGGCCAGACAACCTGTG ACACCCTCCAAGTTGACCATGCCTGAGCTGGAGCAGTACCATACCCCGagcaagaagcagctcatcctcAGGCGCCGCATGGTGGTCGCCGTCAGCCCCCTGCTAGTCTCACCCATCAAATTGAAGAGCAAGTCGCCCCTCACCTCCCCCATTGTCACGATGCAAGGTATGCAGCAGCTGAATTCAAATGAAGACCGACTCAAAAAAGCCATTGCCTCAAGGAGGAGGAAGCTGGATGAGAAGGTGCACAAGGAAAGAGGGGAGACCTCTGTCAGCCAGAAGGAAGGGGAGCCGACCCACTTCAAGACTCAACAAGGGGAGGAAGGAAACAGCAGCACCTCTTACCAAGACTCTTAA
- the LOC121563803 gene encoding uncharacterized protein LOC121563803, which yields MDSHTELNRAQRRRALEEVKRRLTMERLAALRASVPAIPVATDFDIVETAMQEEEEDNFLDTFAEEEEEEGCTNDYCHCQAPLLRLQKAVKERDEALTKKSETIQSIREDNLKLISELHRVRKRYQLLKRQMGILRVSPAKERSAKRSLSFQAEADTAQEELQLDQVTGSGDQTEEATASGSGSKLIFPGSAISVFLEGFRKTCEGPNPNYKLRENCAGKIKRVTQLLNYMAKDETYQSNLIFLTNHDKIRG from the exons ATGGACTCCCATACAGAGCTCAACAGAGCACAGAGGAGACGGGCTTTAGAGGAGGTGAAGAGACGTCTGACAATGGAGAGGCTGGCGGCATTGAGGGCGTCGGTCCCTGCCATCCCAGTGGCCACCGATTTTGATATTGTGGAGACTGCGAtgcaagaagaagaggaggataacTTTTTAGATACTTttgcagaggaagaggaggaagagggctgCACTAATGATTACTGCCACTGCCAAGCACCACTTTTGAGGCTGCAGAAAGCTgtgaaagagagggatgaggccCTGACCAAGAAAAGTGAGACCATCCAATCCATTAGAGAGGACAACCTGAAGCTGATCTCTGAGCTGCATAGAGTGAGGAAGAGGTACCAGCTACTGAAAAGGCAGATGGGGATTCTCAGGGTGAGTCCGGCAAAGGAGAGGTCGGCAAAGAGGTCCCTCAGCTTTCAGGCCGAGGCAGACACAGCCCAAGAGGAGCTGCAGCTGGACCAAGTGACAGGTTCAGGGGACCAGACAGAGGAGGCTACAGCGTCCGGATCTGGCAGCAAACTTATCTTCCCGGGCTCTGCCATTA gtgtgtttcttgagGGATTCAGGAAGACCTGTGAGGGCCCCAATCCAAATTATAAGCTAAGGGAAAATTGTGCCGGAAAGATCAAAAGGGTGACGCAATTGTTGAACTACATGGCGAAGGATGAGACCTACCAATCCAATCTCATTTTCCTGACTAACCATGACAAAATAAGGGG gtga